A window of bacterium genomic DNA:
AGTGGGACCACTACGATTACCAGAAGGATTTCTACTTCGTGCCGGAGTTCGGCTATGTCGGCATCCAGGAGTACACCAACCAGTACGGCCAGATGGTGCCGACCAACCGCTGGACGCTCACGGACACCAACGTGGCCGTCCCCGAGTAGCTCGCTTTTTCGTGGTAAAGGGCGTCCCTCGGGGCGCCCTTTTTCGTTCAATTCCCGTAGGGCGGGGAACCGAGCGAAGCGAGCTATGCGTAGCAAATCCTTTCCCCGCCGCTTACACGCTCCCAACCCCGACCCTCACCCTAACCCGTCGGCAAGCCGCTCCCTGAAAGGGAGAGGGGGCCGCTGCAGCCCTCACTCCATGCTGCGATGATGCAGGGGCGGGTGGTCCGTACCCGTCGCCCGCTCAAATGTAGGGCGGGGACTTTAGTCCCCGCCGCTTCTACGCTCCCACCCTCGACCCTCACCCTAGCCCGTAGGCGCGCCTCTCCCTGGAGGGGAGAGGGGATTTAAGGAACCCCTCTCCCCCACCCTCCCCCTAAAGGGGGGAGGGAGAATATGGCAGCCCTCACCCCTGACCCGTCGGCGCGCCGCTCCCACGGGGAGAGGGGTTTTAACGGTGGGGTCTAACGCAGCTCGAAGAGGTAATCCGCCCGGACGCCGGCGTAGAAATCGTTCATGGCCGCGCCCTCCACATTATCCAGGTTGTCCGCGTCCCCGTACCCGACGGTGAAGGTCGTGGCGAGGTTCCGCGACGGGTGCCAGGCGAAGTCGAGCCGGTAATCCCGCGACGACTCGACGACGCCGGAGGGGAAGGTCTCCTCGGTGAAGCCCTTGGCGGACCAGTCGTCCTCGATGCGCCCCTCTCCGTGCCGGTCCAGGGTCGCACGGAGGCTTAGGGAAAAATCGGGCCCGAAGCTCGCGGTGGCTTGGACCGACCAGCGGTCGGTGTCGTTGCCCCGGGGGAAGCCCAGGGGCCGGCCCAGGAAGAGGAGCCGGTCGTAGGGGGGAACGACGTTGTACACCCAGTTCCAGACGCGCACGTACTCCACGCCGAGCGAGAAACCGACCAGCCCGAGGGGGTCGGCCCAGCTCGCGCCGGCCAGGAAAGCTATCTCCGGCGGCTCCTTATCGTTCTCGTACTGGAAGTCGTCCACCATGAACTGGCCCCAGAGCCGGACGCCCACGACCGGCCGGGCGTCGAAATCCACGAGCCAGAAGGGGTTGTCGTTTTCGGCCGCCCCGGAGAACTGCTCGAGGTAGTGCAGCGTCAGGGGGTTCAGGTACGCCAGGCTGAAAGACCGCCCCTCGCCGCCGTAAACCGTGGCCTCGCCCAGACCCACCTCCACCTCGGGTACTATCTGCCAGCTCAGGCGGTGGCCCACCAGGAAGCGATTGTAGCTCACCCCGCCCTGGACGAGTGAGTCGAGCCCGGCGTGGAAGTAGCTGAACTTGAGGTTCCAGAAGTCGAAGGCGTAACGGAAGCCGTCCAGGGCCGGTCCCATCCCCGAAAAGAGGGTAGAGCCACCCAGGCTGTAGCCCCACTGCAAGGGCTCGCGGCCCGCCGAGAGGCTGAACCACTCCGTCGGGGTCCAGCGCAGGTAGCCGAGATCGAACTGGACCGCCGTCGGTGTCCACCTCGCCCCGGGCGTAGAGCGCCACCTCATCGCCGTACCCCGCGCCCAGGAGGAGATACCCGCGGGCGCGGTACCCCTCTCCGGAATCCGGCGCGGTGAAGCTTTCCGGGAGAACCGCCTCCTCGGGGACGATCAGGGAGCCGGAATGATAGGCGGTGTCGGCAACCAGCCGGGCGCCCGCCTCCAGGGAAACGTCGTCCCGCAGGCGCTCCCGGTCGAGCTCGTCGGCCGGTCCGCGCACCCGGCGCCAAAGCTCCACCTCGGGCTCGAACTCCTCCACGAGGCGCTCCAGAAGGCCCCGGATCGAGACGGGCAGCCAGACGTCCCCCCGCTCGAGGTCCTCCGTGAGCTTCCCCGCGCAAGCGGCGAAGTAGGCCCGGTCCCACGGGCGCTCCGAGACGTGGCCCCCCGGCCAGAGCCCGCGTTCGATGAGCTGATCGGCCACCCCGTAGGCCCAGTGGTCCAGGGGCACCGTGGCCGCCGGCAGCGCCGCCGAGGCGACCAGGGGGATTAGAAGCACCAGCGCCAATCCACGCATCACGGCTCGCCCTCCGCTCAATACGCCCCCCGGCCCGTAATCACGCGCCAGAGGGTCTCCAGGATTATCCGCATGTCGAAGGCCAGCGACCAGTTCTCGATGTAGTAGATGTCGAACTCGACCTTGTCCTCGATGGAGGTCTCGTAGCGGCCGTTTATCTGCGCCCAGCCGGTGATGCCGGACTTGACCTGGTGCCGGACCAAAAAGCGCGGCACCTTCTCCTTGAATTCATCTACGAAGTGCGGCCGCTCGGCCCGCGGGCCCACGATGGACATATCGCCCCGGATGACGTTGAAAAACTGGGGCAGCTCGTCCAGCGAGAACCGGCGCAGGAAGCGGCCGATGGGGGTGACCCGCGGGTCGTTTTTTTCCGTCCACACCGTGTCCGACTCCCGCTCGCTCTGCACGCGCATGGTGCGGAACTTCAGGAAGGTGAACTCGGAGAGGTTCAGCCCCACCCGGCGCTGCTTGAAGATGATCGGGCCCGGGCTGGAGACGAGGACCAGGAAGGCCGCTAAAAGGTAAAGCCACGAGAACGCGAGCACGAAGAGGATGGAGAAAACAAGGTCGAAGGTCCGCTTCAACAAGCGGCTCCACAGTGACAGAAGCGGCACCTGCCGCACCCCGATCAGGGGGATGCCGTCCATGTCCTCGATCTGGGCCTGATTGATGGAGCGCCCGATGAGCACCTCCATCAGGTCCGGCACCACCGAGGCGTTTATCCCCTCGTGCTCGCAGGTATCGAAAAACTCGAACAGGCGGTGGCGGTCCTCGGCGGGGACGGCGATGAAGACCTCGTCGGGGCGCACCTCGGCGAGGATTCTGGCCAGATCGTCGTAGCCGCCCAGGAGGTTCGAGACGGGCTCCTCGGACTCGCCCAGAAAACCCACCAGCTCGTAGCCGTACTCGGAGTGGGCCTTCAGCTTATCGGCCACCTTCTGCCCCAGGGGCCCGGCGCCGACCACGAGCACCCGGCGGAGGTCCACCCCGCGCCGGCGGACGCGCTCCCCCACCCGCCGGACGACGCTCCGGAAGAGGCCGACCAGCACTATGTCTATCGCCCAGAAGAAGGTCATCAGCCACCGCGACAAAGACTCGGTCTGGATGATGAACTTCACCCCGTAGGCGATGAAAAGGACGAGGGTGACGTTGCGGACGATGGCGAAGAACTCGCCGTATCGGCC
This region includes:
- a CDS encoding undecaprenyl-phosphate glucose phosphotransferase, with the translated sequence MLHRYDRVTAALLVAGDLVLSFAAVALAYQLRFGWKVGGGVIGLPDHIPSFFAYLPFALTVVVSTVAVFAASGLYTRRRLHGRYGEFFAIVRNVTLVLFIAYGVKFIIQTESLSRWLMTFFWAIDIVLVGLFRSVVRRVGERVRRRGVDLRRVLVVGAGPLGQKVADKLKAHSEYGYELVGFLGESEEPVSNLLGGYDDLARILAEVRPDEVFIAVPAEDRHRLFEFFDTCEHEGINASVVPDLMEVLIGRSINQAQIEDMDGIPLIGVRQVPLLSLWSRLLKRTFDLVFSILFVLAFSWLYLLAAFLVLVSSPGPIIFKQRRVGLNLSEFTFLKFRTMRVQSERESDTVWTEKNDPRVTPIGRFLRRFSLDELPQFFNVIRGDMSIVGPRAERPHFVDEFKEKVPRFLVRHQVKSGITGWAQINGRYETSIEDKVEFDIYYIENWSLAFDMRIILETLWRVITGRGAY